CTGTTTATCGACATTCTTGGAATCGGAATCGTGATTCCGGTACTGCCAGAGTTGGTTCGTGAATTGGTCGGCGAAGACCCCGTGTCAGCGACAATGATTGTCGACGCAGCCAGCATCGATGTGTCCAGTATCGATGTGGCGGTGACCGATGCTGTGGCGGCCAGCGAGACGAAAAGTTTCTCGAGAGCCGGACGTTACGTCGGCGTGATCGGTGCGACGTACGCGTTGATGCAGTTCTTGTTTGCGCCCATCATTGGCGCGTTGTCGGACCGTTTCGGTCGTCGGCCGGTGCTGTTGTGTTCGATGTTTGGACTGGGAATCGATTTCCTGATCCAGGGTTTCGCAACCAACATTGCTTGGTTGTTCGCCGGACGCGTCTTGGCCGGCATCATGGGCGCGAGTTTGACGACGGGTAACGCTTACATCGCCGACGTTTCGACCGACGACAATCGGGCTCGGAATTTCGGTTTGGTTGGCGTGATGTTCGGACTTGGGTTTACGATCGGACCGGCGTTGGGCGGCTTGTTGGGCGGGATCAGTTTGCGTTTGCCGTTCTTTGTCGCGGCCGGATTGGCGCTGGTGAATTGGTTGTACGGATACTTCGTTGTGCCGGAATCGCTGGGCGTCGACAAAAGGACGGCGTTCACGCTTCGCGGCGCCAACCCGCTGGATTCGCTGCGTCGCTTGGCCGACTATCCGCTGGTTGCCGCATTGGCGGCGGTGTTCGTATGCAAATCGTTGGCCCAACGGGGACTAGAGAACGTTTGGGTGCTGTACACCGGGTTCAAGTTCGATTGGGATGCGGGCGTCAATGGATTGGCCCTTGGTTTGGTGGGCGTGATGGCGATCATCGTGCAAGGCGGGATGGTTCGACCGACGATCAAACGTTTCGGTGAACGGGGCGCAGTCGTCGGCGGGACGATCATTTCGGCAATCGCATTTGCTGGCTACGGACTTGCGTCCGAGGGATGGATGATTCCGATGATCATCGTCTTCGGAGCATTTGGAGGTGTCGCCGGCCCGGCGATCCAGAGTTTGGTGACGGGATCGGTCAGCGAAACGGAACAGGGCCGAATCCAGGGAGCCCTGACGAGCCTGACGAGCTTGACCAACATCATCGCGCCGCTGTTCTTTAACACGCTGTTGTTTAGCTACTTCATCAGCGACCAGGCTCCGTTCGTGCTTCCCGGGGCCCCGCTTTTGGTGGGTTCCGCTTTGTTGACAGCGTCGATTTTCATCGCCATCAACGTGTTTCGCCGATTCCCCAAACCGGCGAGCTGATCCGTCGGGGTCGCGGCGACCAGGGAATCATCTCAAGCATAGGCTTGGTTTCAACTTTGCCAGGAAAACGGCGTCTGGAAACGACGTTGCCTAAAAGGCTTCGTAAGAATTTCCAAATTTTGGGTAATTTTTCCGAAGTTTGATGTCGAGAGATCGCAGGCTGCATCGTATGTCAGTCAAGGCAATTTTATGTTGAATGCGAAAACGATCACCGAACATCTGCTCCAGAATCGGCTGGCGTTGACTTCATACGTCTATTCGGTGACTCGAAACTTCCATCTGGCCGAAGATGTTTTTCAAGAAATTTGCGTGAAAGCGGTTAGCCAAAAACACGATTTTGAATCTTCGGATCATTTATCGAAGTGGTTTCGCGTGAGCGCCCGCAATCGCGCGATCGATGTGATTCGTACCCGCGAAGGTCGGTATGTGGGGCTGTCGGAAGACATGCTCGGGCTGATCGAGGGGAATTGGGATCAATCCACGGACTCGCGACGCGAAACGCTGTTGGATTCCCTTCAAGATTGCTTGGCAACGCTGACTCCGCGCAGTCAGCGGATCGTCAGGCTTCGCTATTTTGAGAATCGTTCTGGACGCGAGGTGGCTGAACTGATGGGCCAAAAAGTCGAATCGGCCTACCAAGCGATTGCCCGCATCCACCGGTTGCTGGGCGATTGTATTTCGCAAAAGTTGGAGACCGAGTCGTCATGAATGACAATGAACGATTTCTTTTTGAGTGCCGAATCGCCGCGTACCAAGATGGCGGTTTGGACGAAGCCGAATTGGCCAAGTTTGAAAACGAGATGCGGAAAGATCCGGAAAAGCTAAGGCTTTTTATCGGAGTGCAGCGGCAAACGGGTGCCATGATCGAATTGTTCCGCAACGAAGCGTTTCAAATTGCGGACCATGACCACTGCGATGATGGCAACCTGAGTCGCGACAACATCGCCCTCCCGTTGTCTCGCGGTTCCGACGAAGCGGATCGCGAACACAGTCGCCGATACCGGTCGCGAAATACATGGTTCACGGTCGCAGCGGTTGCCGCAGTCATCTTGGCGATGTTCACGGTTGGGGCGTTGGCGATTCGCGACGAACTTGCGAAGGGCTTGGTAGCCAACAACGGTTCTGCGACCGATCCGATACGCGATGATTTGAACGCAAAGGATCCTGGCCTATCGGATTCTGCTCAATTGGAAGCGCTTTCACAAATAGAAGCTCGGGGCGCCATCATCACTTACGGGAGCCAAGCAACGTGGTCGGACGGGAAGACGCGAAGCCTACGTGACCGGCTTGTTGATGGACAACGGTATCAACTGGTATCGGGAGCGACGCGTTTTCGTATGGCCGGCGGCGCGATCGTATCGATCGGCGGACCGGCGGAGTTTTCGATAGCCGATTCGACGACGATCGATTTCATATCGGGTCGATTGACGGCGCGGTTGCCAGACAAAAACAGTGATCTGAAAGTTCGTGCTGGGGATATGGAAGTGCGTGATCTGGGTACGGCTTTCGGATTGACGATGGCGGCGGACGGCAAAGTCGATGTTGCCGTTTTCGATGGCGAGGTCACCGCCCGTATCAACGGAGACATCAACCAGACTCAGGGAAAGACCTTCGGGCAAGGGATGGGATTTTCCGCAGACATCGACAGCGAACGACTCGAACCCATTCCCTATGCCCCCGAACCGTACCAGGACATTTGGCCTTTGACGGTTGGGATCAATGACGTGTCCGACTTGATCGAATTTGTGCCGCCGGGCCGAAACCAGTCGCTGCCGCTTTTGGCTGATGATCACAAACTGTTTCTGGTTGCTGAGCAGTTGAATCGCCGCATCGATCATCCATTGAGAGTTGATCTGTTGGGCGCAGGCCAGTCTTGGCCGTTGACCCGAGAAAATCGCCACCGTCTTGGCGAAGGACGGTTCGTCAGCAGTTACTTGTTGATTTATCAACCCGATGCGATCGAGAACCGGACAACACTCTCGATTTCCGGAAGCATCTCGTTCCAGCACGAAATTCTGGGGGTGGCAGTTTCACCTTCGCAGCTAAGCAAGACCGACGACATCTTTGGCTTGCCTGGAATCGACTATTCAAAATTTGACTTGCGTCGACTCGAGCACATTCCGACGGACAGTGGTCGAGTACCGGCCGACATTCTGCAAGCCAGCGAGGACGGTCGCGAGCTGCATTTCACGCTTTATGTATCGTCGGGCATGGATCACATTCGTGTGCTCGTTGACGACGGCAATCCGACGACGAAGGCTCGTATTGTTGGTGGTGAATGATGCGACGGAAATATTGAATCAAACTTGAGTAACGTTGGCGGGCGCATGTTGTCGGTCGACACCCCTTTTTGTGTTTCGAACGTGTATGCGTTCAGTCTTTACTTTTTGGAATAGATATTATGAGAACAGTGGTTCGGAATCGTTCCGGTTTCACTTTGGTGGAACTATTGGTTGTGATCGCGATCATCGGCGTGTTGGTTGGCTTGTTGTTGCCGGCCGTGCAAGCGGCACGCGAGGCGGCGCGGCGCATGAGTTGCAGCAACAACTTCAAGCAAATCGGCTTGGCCATTCACAACTACCACTCGGCCTACAAACAGATTCCCCAGCACGGATCTGGTACGGGACAGCGCGTCACCGTTGGCGCTGGCTTACAGTTCTGGAACAACAACAACTTTAAGAACCTCGAGCGATTGAGTTTCTTGGTTGCTTTGACCCCGTTCATCGAGCAACAGGCTCTTTGGGAACAGATTGCCAATCCAAACGGGTACAACGCGGACGGAACGCTCCGAACCCCGCCTTGGGAAGCGATGGGGCCCACACCGAACGTCGGTACATATGGCCCTTGGGCAACCAACATTCCAGGCTTCCGCTGCCCAAGCGACCCCGGCGAAGGCTTGCCGGCTTTGGGACGAACCAACTATGGCGCTTGCTTGGGTGATTCGATCAACTGTTCGACCTTTGGTGGCAAGACGGCATGGGTGATTACGAATACGAACTTCGCCCAAGAGATTCGCGCATCGGGTCGCGGGGTTTTCACCGCCAAGCAAACTCGCGCCTTCCGTGACATCATCGACGGCTTGGCCAACACGATCATGGCGGGTGAATTGATGACCGACCTTGGCGATCGAAGTGTCGCGACACGAATCGCAACAAACAACGATGGCCCGACCGTCTACACCAATCCAGCTTTTTGCGAGCAATTCGTGAATCCGCTTCGCCCTCAATTTTGGAACGAGACTGGCGTGACGCTTGGTGGTACTGGGTTCGGACGCGGTTACCGCTGGGCCGACTTCTCGCCCATTTTCTCGGGTGTATTCACCATTCTTCCGCCCAACTCGGAACTTTGTGGAATCGACCACAGCACATTGTCGGGTTTGTCACCGATTCCCGGTGACATGACGCTGGTCCCATCCGGCCAAGACCATGCAAAGGAAGTCGTTGCGTCGCCCAGCAGCCGTCACCAAGGTGGCTGTCACGTTCTGATGGGCGATGGTGCGGTGAAGTTCATTACCGATTCGATCGAAGCTGGAAACCAGAACGGTGAAATGGTCACTCGCCGTGGCACTGGACCGGCGGTCGCCGGCGCAGCTAGCCCGTACGGTTTGTGGGGCTCGCTAGGCACTCGGGCCAGTCACGAAGTTATCAGCGAAGAGCTCTAATCCTCTCCTCGTTACTTTGAGTCCAGAACGACTCTAAAGCCAAGAAAGCCAGCGATTTGCGGATCGCTGGCTTTTGTTTTTGGCGGAGGCAACGTCGAACGAAATACCGGGAAACTTGGGTTTGCGTTCAAACGCCCCATTTCGCTAACTTCTTAGCCGGACGTCCAAAGAATACTGACAACTACTTAAGCGAGACACGAGGTCGCGTGATGTGGTGGCTCGATAGCAATCTTCCCATACCCACGGTCACCAACAGACCCGTGGTCAGCGCCAGCCCCATGGCTACCGACACCATCACGGCGGTCGAACCATGGCATTCGCGAAACGTCCCGGTCACGCCCATGCCGCCGCAATCGGCGTCAAAACCGGTGGAAAACGGCTCCGCCGCCAATCGGCCCAAGCCAACCCGACGAGAACGGTTGGTCGATTTGCTGACGCCCGAACAGCGTGCAGTGAATCGCCGTCTGATGGAAGCGCCGAGTCACGAGGCAGTGGGCAACGACGAGACCGGCAGCGAGCTACGCCAGTTATCCGTCGACTTGGCAGTGATGGAGAAATCGCTGCGTGAAAAATCAACAACGATCAAAAGCCTTTCTCAGCAACTCGAACGGGCGTCCGGCGAGAAAGAGAGCGCCGTCTCGGAGCTGTTCTTACAAATCAAGAATCGTGACGCCGACACCGAACGGATTGGCGCGTTCATCGCTGGATACGAGGCGCTGCTGGCAAAACGCGACCAGGAGTATTCGGACATTGAACGAGAACTTGAGAAGGTTCGACGCGAGTCGTCGACTCGTTTGAAAACGCTCGAGTCAGGACTGGCCGCAGAAGCACGCCGAAAACGAGGCAGCGACGAAGCCGCTGAAATGGCCACCGCATCGATGGCCGACCAAGTCAGGCGTTGGCAGAAGCGAATGTCGGCCCAATCAGCCGAGCACGCGAAACAACTCGCTTCGCTACAACGCGAAGCAGACGAAGCACGGCAGCAATGGGCGAATCGGACGCGAATGCAAGCGGCAAGCGAGAGCCTTCAATCGGAAAACCTTCGCACGGCCGAAGAACGATGCGAGGAGCTGACTCGTCGCATGAACGAGGCCATGACCAGAGTCACCGAAACCGACGCCGCTTTGAGACAACTGCAGCGCGACCGGGCGGCCGATCTGTCGCGGACCGAGATTGAAGTGAACGTCCTGAGGGCGCAACTTGAGTCATCGGTGACGAAAAATAGCGAGCTAGGCATCCGATTCGCAGAAGTCGTCGCCGAAAACGAAATACTGAAATCGGAAGTTGGCGATGCAGAGTCTTTCGTCGACGAAGTTTCCGGTACGAGCGAGCGCCTTCGTTCGGAACTGGAGATGACGAAACGATTGCTGGAACTGTCTGAGCGTGAAGCCTTTCGATGGCGTGCCGAGGCGCAACGCGGTCGGGTGGATGCAACGTCACTTTCGGCTCGATCACAGTGGAGCGCCACAGAATCCGACGCCTGGCAGCGAGAGGCCTTTCGATGGCGTGCGAAGGCACTGCGTCATCAGGCCGATGCTTTGACGATCCTTGCACGAAAACAGAAAGAGAGTTTTGAATCGAACGTCTGGGAAGCGGAGGCTTTCCGTTTCCACTCCGCATGGGTTCAGGCGTGCGAGGTCGCCGATGGACTGCAGCTCGACGTTGACAGTTTGGATGAATTGTCGGCAAGGCAAGCGGAATCGCATGCGAATCAGATGGATGATTTGCATGTTCGAATGACAGGCGATCATGACAACTTGAAATTGGCGTTGGGCGAAACGGAGTCGGCGACGGACCAGTTACGAGATCGATCAGAGCAACTACAGCGTTTACAGGGCGTGTTGGCACAGTGCCGCGGCGAACTGGCCGAATCTAGTCGCGCGCATCAGGCCGCCGTCAATGACTTGGAGGCGAAGTCGGCCGAGCTGGAACGATTGGCGTCGCAGTTCGAGTCTGTGCGATCGAGCGCGGGCGCGTCGCAGGCCGACTTGGTGACGCTGCGTACCGATTTGGCGACCGCCAAAGCCGATTTGTTGGCTAGAGAAAACGAGCTGACGATCATTCGATCTGACTATCTAGCGAAGCAGTCCGAGTGCGAATCGGCTTGCACGGACATCGATTCGCTCCGGATGGAGTTGTCGAGAACGCAAACCGAACTGACCGAAAATTGGAAACTGTCGGAATCAGTCACCGACCGACTGCAACGCCAAGAGGCAACTCTAGAGCGGATGCAAGAACAGGAACGGCGATTGATTGAGATTCAGAATTCAGAGTTCTTGTCGTTCCAAAACCGAATCAACGAGCTGCAGAACACGGTCGAGGAATTGACCGAAGAACTGGACCAGCAACGTCAGCAGCGATCCGAAACGGCATCGGAGGCGGGTCAGTTGCAGATCCAACGCGATGACCTGATTGAGCAGATGCAGTTGCTTCGAGAGCAGAGCGATGCGCAAGCGAAAGACCTGGCTCAACTGGCTCAGGTCGCTGCCTCAGCCCAGTCCTCGCAAACGGAAACGGCTCGATTACGTGCAAGGTTGAGTGCCGGTCAAGCACGTGGCAAACTGCTGATCGAACACTATCGCAGTCGCTTGAAGGCCGCCGGTGAACAACTGGATCGTTGCCAACAAGAACTGCGACGCTTGCGAAACGCGACCGCGCGGCGAGCTGCGTAGACGAGGGCAGTTTCGTCGATCTGGATGGCGAGCCCACGAGAAGAGGGGTCGTCAAAATTTCCAGCGCCGCCTAGGGTGTAGACACGTTGAATGTGTTCGACCAATGAAGGGTGCCGCTTTGTCTGATTCCGATGCTTCTGAACCTCGAGATTCGCAGCCATTACTGTTCGAGTCTCATTCCCATACGCCGCTTTGCAACCATGCGATTGGCGAGCCAACCCTCTATGCGGCGGCCGCCAAGAACCGGGGCCTGCGAGGCCTGATTGTGACATGCCACAATCCGATGCCCGATGGTTTTTCGTCGCGGGTCCGGATGCGTGAAGATCAGCTCGATGAGTACATCGATTTGGTGGACGACACTCGTCAGCAATGGGCGGGCAGCGTCGATGTTCGACTGGGTTTGGAAGCGGACTATTTCGAAGGCTACGAGGCGTATCTCGAGAAGCAGCTTTCGTCCGCGGATTTCCATTTCGTGCTCGGATCCGTTCACCCACAAATTGATGAGTTCCGACAAAAGTACTGGTCAGCTGACCCGATCGAGATTCAACGAACCTATTTCCGTCTGCTCGCCAAAGCCGCGAAGACGGGGCTGTTCGATTCGCTGGCTCACCCCGATTTGATCAAGAACATGTTTTCGGATTCTTGGAACGAGCAGGCCGTCATCGATGACATTCGTAGCGCCCTCGACGACATCGCCGACACGGGCATCGCGATGGAACTGAACACTTCCGGAGTGAACAAAATGATCTCAGAGATGAACCCGTTTCCGGGGATGCTTCGCGAAATGCAAACACGTGGAATCCCGGTCACTTTGGGCGCCGACGCCCACCAACCCGAACGGGTGGCCGATGGCTACGAGACGGCGCTAGAGTTATTGGCGGATTGCGGATACAAACACGTCAACTTTTTCCTGGACCGCAAACGCCACTCGGTCGCAATCGACGACGCCATGGCGTCTTTGGTGCATCCGACAACGATCGGATAGCGATCTCCAGCCATTTTTTAACTCAACCGTTTCGAGCAAACATGAAAGTCAACGAGTATTTCGACGGCAAAGTCACATCCATCGGCTTCGAGAACAAAGAAGGCCGCGCGACCGCGGGCGTGATGGCGGCGGGAGAATATGAATTTGGGACGAGCGAAAACGAACTGATGAAAGTCGTTTCGGGTGAATTGCTGATCAAATTGCCCGGCGAAACGGACTTCACCAGCTATGCGGCCGGAACCAGCTTCAAAGTCCCCGCGAACGTTAAGTTCGGCGTCAAAGTGCCGGAATCAACGGCCTATCTTTGTTTCTATGGCTAGGGCGATGCCGCCGGCGATTTGATTGACGCCGGGCGCGGATGCGTTACGCTGAAAGGTAGAGACAAATCGTTTCACCTTTCACGGACCCCGGTCATGAACCGCAATCTTGCAATGTTTTTGTCGCTCGTGCTTGCGATGTTTGTCGTCGATACGTTGGTGGCGCAGGATTCGATCGACCGGCGTTCCGCGCTCCGCCCGCGGTCGGATACTTCGAAGGGTATTGTCGCGCCAGGTGCGAATTTGCAGCGACGAACGCCCCGCCAGGCTGACGTTCCGGTGCGAGTTCCTGCGGGCAACCAAACCGCCAACGGGATCCCACACAGTCATGGACCCGGAAATCACGTCCATGACGATCAGGTCTTTCGGGGTCACGGGAATCACGGCGTGCGATACCCGGTCTATGGCAGCGGCTATGGAAATGGCTACCCAATCCAATACGGTTATCCATCGCAGTACGGCTACTCGGGTCCCTATTATGATCAGGGATATTATGGGTACGGCAGCTACGGCTATGGCGTTCCGATTTACGGATACGGATATGGCGGATACTACGGCAGGGGTTCAATCACGCGCGGTACGCCGCCGTCAGCAACGCCGGGAAGCCACTACTTTGGCAATCCGCACGCTAGCCAGTACATCCCGGGAACGCGGTAGAGCCACACAACCGATGCTTGGACCGTTAAGATTTTGGCTTCTCAACGCCATCTCTTGACGGGCGAAACCAGTGAGCATTGAACGACGCCAACGTCTCTTCGCGGTCATCGAACCGCTCGTCACGTTAAACGACTTTTCGTCCGAAGAAGCCAAACAGAACTGCAGCGAGTCGCACCCCGCCTACGTCACTCGCACGCTCGGCCAATTGGTGACCGACGGCGTCTTGCAACGCAGCGAAGTGGCCGGTGAATTTCGTTACCGTTGGATCGAGTCGAAGAAGACGTTCGAAGCCGCGGTCTGGATCGACTCGCAAATTCACGGGACGCAGATCAAAGAAACACCGACCGAAGATCGGCCCCGCGAACGACTGCTTCGATTGGGCGCGGCATCACTTTCCAACGCCGAGTTGTTGGCAATCCTGATCCGCGTCGGCGTTGTCAAAGAATCCGCGGTCGTTGGCGGTAGAAAAGTCGCAAATCGGTTTGCCCAACGCATCGAGGATCTGTCCAAGTGTACGCCCAAGGACTTGAAGGACGTTTCCGTTGCGGTGAAAAAGGATAGCTACTGTCAAATCATGGCCGGCATCGAACTGGGCCGCCGCATCGCATCGATCGAGGCAAACCGGACGCCGATTGCAACCAAAATCACCAGCACCAAGGAAGCGATCGACTACTGCCAGCGCGCCTTCGCTCGACTTGCGACAGATGGCGTGCAGGAAGAATTCCACATCGTGACGCTCGACACGAAACACAAACCGATTCAAACGCACTGCATCACGATCGGCACACTTGACGCCAGCCTGGTGCATCCACGCGAAGTCTTTCATCCGGCGATCCGCGACAGCTCTTCCGCGATCTTGTTGGTGCACAACCATCCCAGTGGGGACCCGACGCCGAGTCGCGAGGATCATCAAGTCACCGATCGCTTAACCGAATCAGGGAAGATTCTGGGCATCAATGTCTTGGATCACATCATCGTTGCGCGACAACGATGTTTGAGCATCCGCGAATCAAGCTAAGGCCTACTGATCCGCATAGACAAGCGTGCTTTCTTCTTTCGAAACCGGCTTGGTTGCCTGATCGCTTACCACAACCGCCTTGACCAGGTGGGTGCCCGCTGCGACTCCGCGAACTCGCACGCGATACTTCATCTCCGCACCCGGTGCCAGTTGGGCACGCGGCTGGAACGCGACAAGGCCGCGTCCGTCGGTTCCTGCATCGCCATCCGCCGCGATCAATTCCAACCCTGGTGGCAAATACAGTTCCAAGCGAACATTCGTATCCGGTTTCGAGCCACTGTTGTTGATGGTGATCTCGTAGCTGGATTCGGCGCCCAATTCGATGGGTCCGCCTGGGTTGATAATTTGAAAACTCAGTTCGGCAAGTCCTTCGACGCGAATCGTGCGTTCATTTTTCGCGGCGATCCCTAGATCGGCCCGTGCGTCAACGGTGATGATCCGGTCGCCCGACTCAACCGCCAACAATGTCAAGGGAACCGACCCACGACCGCCAGGTGGCAACTGGGCCAATGACCAGAACACCGAATGGCGAGATGGATCGTATTGGCCTTCGTAGTCCGTACTGACAAATGTGAATCCACGGTCAAGCTGAACGGAGACTTCGACGTTGTTCGCGTCCGCCGTTCCCGTGTTCATGATTTCTAGCTGGCAAGCGACCTGGCGTTCCAGATAGCGAAGCGACGGAGCGGACAGTGCCACTTCGATCTTCGGCGCGATCACTTCGACGTTGATCGAGTGCTCGGCCGTCAAGCCGTCTTCGGATACCAAGCGAATGGTATTTTGAACCAAGCCGGGCGAAACAGCCTTAAGACGCAAGACCTGTGTACGCACTTCGCCGGGTGCCAAATTGCCGATCAGGTTATCGAGTTGACGACCCTTGGGGTGCTCGAGTCCGTCAGGAACGTCTTCCTGCAACGAGACGTTACCGGCCGTTCCGGATCCCGGATTGGAGACTTCCAGTTCGATTTCGAGCTGTTGTCCGATGAGTACTTTTTCGGGGGCGCGTTGGACGATCTTGAGTTCGGGTCGCGTGCTCATCGTTCGCACCGAAGCAGCGGCTTCGAAGGTGACGCGAGCCACGCTGCCGATTTCGCCTTCCGTTTCGGGAACCAATTGCATTGTTACCGTTTGTTCGGCACCGGCTTGCATTACACCAAGCTGCCACATCAAGACGTCGCCTTGCTGTACGGGTGCGGGCGAAGCATCAATCAAACGCGTTCCCTGCGGAACGCGATCGTGAACCGTGACGTCGGCTTCGACCGCACCGACATTTTGAACTTGGATGACGAACGTCGCCGGCTTTCCGACCGTGACTTGTGCGGGTGCCCGCTTATGAATCACGATGCTTGGCGATTGAATGCCTTCGAGCCGTCGGTCGCCGGGTAAATCCACCAGTAATTTGGAATCCATCTCGATGGCGCTAGCTGGCTGGGGCAATGCTTGCGGTTGATAGCCCGGCTCCGGTGCATATCCTTGAAACGCACCCGAGTTGGGCGCGGCCGCCGGATAGCTCGGCTCGGCACGCATGCCAGTGGGAACGTCCGCCAGGCTGGCCATGCGGGGTGGAGGATTGTTCGTTGCGGGGTATCCGCCTTGCTGATCAGCGTTGTACGCATTCCCTGGATAGGCGGTTGCGGGTGCGTACGTTATCGGCGCGGGAGCGGCATAGGCTTCGGCGGGCGGCGCCGGTGGCATGGCGTCACGTGGCATGGCGTCACGCATCATGTCGCCAGCGGGCGCCGATCGCAGCAGATTATCTTGCGCCATCGGTTGCGGCGCGGGCTCTTGCTCGGCTTCATAGTACTGGACGTCCGGCATCTCGCTGATACTGAATTCGGGCATCGGCGCTGCAGGTTGCGACATTGCCGGCGCGGGTGCCGGTTCACCGGGAGCTTCGGATGGGAACGTCATCGACAGCGAACGCTCGGTTCGAACGTCGGCGGCGTCGTAGGACATTTCCGCGGCCACGTCGTACTGTCCTGGGTCTTGTCCTGCATACTGCCCTGGGTCTTGCCCTGCATCGGGCGGCATCGCCCATTCCATTTCCGGTTGGGGGCTGCCAAGTGCGGCGGGAGCCGACGGCGGTGCGAAACCGGAATCGGCGGCGTCGTAACCATAGTCGTCCTGCGGCACTTCTTCGGTGTGCTGGACCATAGCGACGTTGGACGCCGCAAAGACGTCATCGTGAACATCACGATTTTCGGTAAACGATGCCTGCGCGAATTGGCGACGCTGTTCGTCGGGCTCGCTCAACCATTGCTCTTCCGCGATCCCGGCGATCGGTGCAGCCGGCTGGCCGATCGACGGAGCCTCGGCTGTCCAAGAACTGGTGCCGTTTTGCTTGTCTTTTTGGGCAAGGGCAGCCGCGTAGGCGCCAAAAACGATAGTAACCAGACCAGCGGCAAGTCGAACGCCAAACGATTTCATGGGTCGCATTCCTTCGCAGAAAATAACGGCAATTCCTTTGCCATTTCTTCTCGGTACCAAATGCTCGGCTTCCGGCGAAAGAGCAATCGTTGTGAAACTTGGAACACGAATTTGGTTTAGAACGATCAATCGGGGGATTGGCACCGAAGTGTCCCTGGCGACGCTTGCGTGTCGATGAGTTCGATGCCCACGTAAATGCAAGCAATGAAAGCATTTGCTCGTTGCAACCGCTACGAAGGTTCCTAGCCGTCCATCCGAGATGCTTTACCGCATCAAAACACGTTGCCTTTTCGCATCATTGCCCCAAAGCGCGTGCTAGGGTTCTTTGGGCAAACTCTGCCCAACTTGATTCCCTTTACCAACCCGCAGGACGCGGCCCTTTCGGCTGGCCCTGCGGATCCCATAGCAGGCTGATGAATCACACTGCACGGACGAACGATTCGCTCGCCCCCAACAGATTGCCGATGTTTCGGTTGCTGTTGGTAGCGGTCGCTTTGTTGGTCGCCATCAGCAGTGGATGCACTCAGTTGCGGTTGCCAGCCATTGATCCGACCGGATCTTGTCTGCTGACCCCCTTGCCCACGACCACCTCACTCGCCCTGCCCGGTTCGGGCGGCGAGGGGTGTGGTTGTTTCGGATGCTTAACAGGACTGAGGTCCTGCTTTACAAATCACCTTCGCAGCAAGCCCGGCTTCAGCTTCCCGACACCGGCTTTTCAAGACCCCGTCGATCCGCCGGCATGCCCAACGCCGGGTTCGACCGTAACACTCGGACAGAGCAACGAGCCCTGCGTACCGAGCGCACCATGCAGCGGGTCGTGCGCCACCGGTCCTCGCGCCGTGCTGCTTGGCGCCGAAGCCGATAACCAATGCCAATGCAGTTTGCCTGATCGCGGCAAACGCGGCTGCATCTTGCTGTCAC
Above is a window of Rubripirellula tenax DNA encoding:
- a CDS encoding TCR/Tet family MFS transporter, whose translation is MSDSPTNPYEPAATPPLPGAPSSGPRQAAMAFILLTLFIDILGIGIVIPVLPELVRELVGEDPVSATMIVDAASIDVSSIDVAVTDAVAASETKSFSRAGRYVGVIGATYALMQFLFAPIIGALSDRFGRRPVLLCSMFGLGIDFLIQGFATNIAWLFAGRVLAGIMGASLTTGNAYIADVSTDDNRARNFGLVGVMFGLGFTIGPALGGLLGGISLRLPFFVAAGLALVNWLYGYFVVPESLGVDKRTAFTLRGANPLDSLRRLADYPLVAALAAVFVCKSLAQRGLENVWVLYTGFKFDWDAGVNGLALGLVGVMAIIVQGGMVRPTIKRFGERGAVVGGTIISAIAFAGYGLASEGWMIPMIIVFGAFGGVAGPAIQSLVTGSVSETEQGRIQGALTSLTSLTNIIAPLFFNTLLFSYFISDQAPFVLPGAPLLVGSALLTASIFIAINVFRRFPKPAS
- a CDS encoding RNA polymerase sigma factor; translation: MLNAKTITEHLLQNRLALTSYVYSVTRNFHLAEDVFQEICVKAVSQKHDFESSDHLSKWFRVSARNRAIDVIRTREGRYVGLSEDMLGLIEGNWDQSTDSRRETLLDSLQDCLATLTPRSQRIVRLRYFENRSGREVAELMGQKVESAYQAIARIHRLLGDCISQKLETESS
- a CDS encoding FecR domain-containing protein; amino-acid sequence: MNDNERFLFECRIAAYQDGGLDEAELAKFENEMRKDPEKLRLFIGVQRQTGAMIELFRNEAFQIADHDHCDDGNLSRDNIALPLSRGSDEADREHSRRYRSRNTWFTVAAVAAVILAMFTVGALAIRDELAKGLVANNGSATDPIRDDLNAKDPGLSDSAQLEALSQIEARGAIITYGSQATWSDGKTRSLRDRLVDGQRYQLVSGATRFRMAGGAIVSIGGPAEFSIADSTTIDFISGRLTARLPDKNSDLKVRAGDMEVRDLGTAFGLTMAADGKVDVAVFDGEVTARINGDINQTQGKTFGQGMGFSADIDSERLEPIPYAPEPYQDIWPLTVGINDVSDLIEFVPPGRNQSLPLLADDHKLFLVAEQLNRRIDHPLRVDLLGAGQSWPLTRENRHRLGEGRFVSSYLLIYQPDAIENRTTLSISGSISFQHEILGVAVSPSQLSKTDDIFGLPGIDYSKFDLRRLEHIPTDSGRVPADILQASEDGRELHFTLYVSSGMDHIRVLVDDGNPTTKARIVGGE
- a CDS encoding DUF1559 domain-containing protein, whose translation is MRTVVRNRSGFTLVELLVVIAIIGVLVGLLLPAVQAAREAARRMSCSNNFKQIGLAIHNYHSAYKQIPQHGSGTGQRVTVGAGLQFWNNNNFKNLERLSFLVALTPFIEQQALWEQIANPNGYNADGTLRTPPWEAMGPTPNVGTYGPWATNIPGFRCPSDPGEGLPALGRTNYGACLGDSINCSTFGGKTAWVITNTNFAQEIRASGRGVFTAKQTRAFRDIIDGLANTIMAGELMTDLGDRSVATRIATNNDGPTVYTNPAFCEQFVNPLRPQFWNETGVTLGGTGFGRGYRWADFSPIFSGVFTILPPNSELCGIDHSTLSGLSPIPGDMTLVPSGQDHAKEVVASPSSRHQGGCHVLMGDGAVKFITDSIEAGNQNGEMVTRRGTGPAVAGAASPYGLWGSLGTRASHEVISEEL
- a CDS encoding histidinol-phosphatase HisJ family protein is translated as MSDSDASEPRDSQPLLFESHSHTPLCNHAIGEPTLYAAAAKNRGLRGLIVTCHNPMPDGFSSRVRMREDQLDEYIDLVDDTRQQWAGSVDVRLGLEADYFEGYEAYLEKQLSSADFHFVLGSVHPQIDEFRQKYWSADPIEIQRTYFRLLAKAAKTGLFDSLAHPDLIKNMFSDSWNEQAVIDDIRSALDDIADTGIAMELNTSGVNKMISEMNPFPGMLREMQTRGIPVTLGADAHQPERVADGYETALELLADCGYKHVNFFLDRKRHSVAIDDAMASLVHPTTIG